The segment GCAAAGATCTTCGACCACATCGCAGGAATTACCACTGTATCCGAGCTCACAGGAATCCCTCTTGTCACAGGCAGCACCCTGCGTATCGGTGGCGATATGGACATCGGAGAACGCATGACCGGTGGTGTCGGAGCGGTTGGTACAGCCACAGACCTTACAGCCCGTGTGCAGACGCAGGTTGGAGATGTCATCCTTATGAGCGAGGGTGCAGGCGGCGGCACTGTTTCCACTGCAGCTCTCTACTACGAGATGCACGATGTGGTGGATGAGACCATCAACATCAAGTTCCTCGAAGCATGCGAGGCCCTGATCGCATCCGGCCTGACAAAGCATGTTCATGCAATGACCGATGTGACCAACGGTGGTATTCGCGGCGATGCAAAGGAGATCTCAAGGACAGCAGGTGTCAAGCTCGTTTTCGATGAGGCAAAGATGCGTCCGCTTGTCAACCTGAAGGTCCTGGATATGCTGGAAAAGCTGGAGATCGACTACCTGGGCGTATCACTTGACGCATTGCTGGTCATCGCTCCAAGAGAATATGCAGACGATATCATGAAGACCGTCAGGGATGCAGGCGTTGAGATCGATATAATCGGAGAGGTTGTCGAAGGCACCGGTGCAGAGATCATGATCGACGGCAAGATGTGTGATTTCACCCCGCGCTTCAGGGAATCGGCTTACACTCCTATCAAGAAGATGATCGGGGATGAGGAGCCAAGGGACTTCGATGAGATGAAGCTCGCCATCGATAAAGCTGCAAATGAAGCGATCGATAAGAAAAGAAAAGTTATAGAAATGATAAAAGGGAAGTGAAATTTCACCTCCCTCAACCAAATATCTTCTTTTTGCCTTTAGGTCATTCTTCCTCTTTTTTCACAAAGAGGAGCGGTCCTTTTTTGTCGGTGATCAATACACTGTCACCTTCTTCAAGGTCGTCTTCTGATCTTGCTTTCCAGTATTCTCCCCTGTATCTTACAAATCCTTCCGAACCGGCATCTATCTTATCGATAGCTTCCGCAAGGTCGCCTGTGGGCTCTTCGCCGATGACAGGCTTGCGATGCCTGACCTCAAGCACTTTGTAGAATACGAACACGAACAGCAGTCCCATCACTATTGTAGGCGTGACTATGGCAATGATCATTGTCTGCTGAACGTCTGCAGGTGTGTACCAGCGCGGGAAGTCCATTGGAACCAGGAAGATACTTCCCACTATCAGGCAGACAAATCCGGCTATTCCGAATATACCAACTCCCGGCGCCTGCAGTTCGAGAACGAACAGTACCACCCCCAAGAGTATCAGGAATATTGCTGCGATATTCACATCAAAGCCCATTCCCACAAGTCCCAGTGAGATAGATACCACACCAAAGATCTCAGCACCTGCTCCCGGGTTCGAGATACCGATGACAATGCCGTATATTCCCAGCATTATGAGCAGTGATGAGATTATGGGGTCTGAGATTATATCCATAAAGCTCAGCCTGAGGTTCGGGGCATAAGTATCAATGGTAGCACCGCTGGTGCTTAGTTCTCTGTCCTTTATGGTCTGGCCGTCTACCTGCTCGAGGAGGTCTTCAACATCTGTGGCCACATATTCGATCACTCCTGCTTCAAGTGCTTCCTCGGCATTGAGGTTCAGGTTCTCGGTGATGAACTTCTCAGCAGCGGTCTCATTACGCCCGTGCTGGTTCGCCTTCTCCTTTGCAAGTGCCACAAGGGCGTTCACGATCTTGTCATCCTCAACAGGCTCGACACCTCCTGTGGAAACTGTGACCGGCTGGGCAGAACCAATAACGGTAAAAGGTGCCATTGCAGCAACATCGGTTCCAAGTAGGATCAGTGTTCCTGCTGACCAGGCTTTTGTACCGCCGGGGTAGACATACCCTATCACCGGGACCTCTGACTGATCTATGGCCTCAATGATCCTGAGGGTTTCATCGACTCCTCCTCCAGGTGTGTTGAGGGTTATGACAAGGGCTTCATACTCTTCCTGCTGTGCTATCAGAAGTGCATCGACCACAATGTCATCGGAGACAGGCGTGATAGCATCATCCAGCTCCAGTACCAGGACCTTGTCTTCTGCAGAAGCACAGGCAGGGCTCAGGAGTAATACCAATGCCAAAAAAAGAAAAGGAATAAGAGGTGATGTTCTTTTCAACATTTGATCACCTTCTTAAGGGTTTATTTCTTTGAGACCGCTGAGGTCATTGCAACGATATCTCCGGTATCCGTTGAATTTGTAACCACGATGAGGTTCTTTTCACGTGCAACCTCGGCAATGGTCTGCAGTTCCCTGAGCTTAAGGGATGCAGGTACATCCTGATAGAGCTGTGCAGCATCCTTCATCTTCTGTGCAGCCAGGAACTCACCTTCGGAGAGGATTATACGTGCACGCTTTTCCCTTTCTGCCTCTGCCTGCTTTGCAATTGCACGAAGCATGGTATCATCAATGCTGACATCCCTGAGAGTGACTCCTGTGACCTTGATACCCCATGGGTCTGTGGAAACATCGAGCAACTCCTGGATATCCTTGTTGATCGTCTCACGCTCGGAAAGGAGCTCATCAAGTTCTATCTGTCCGATAACATCCCTGAGGGTTGTCTGGGAAAGCATGGCAGTTGCGAACTTGAAGTTCTCGACCTCTGTG is part of the Methanococcoides methylutens MM1 genome and harbors:
- a CDS encoding nodulation protein NfeD, which encodes MLKRTSPLIPFLFLALVLLLSPACASAEDKVLVLELDDAITPVSDDIVVDALLIAQQEEYEALVITLNTPGGGVDETLRIIEAIDQSEVPVIGYVYPGGTKAWSAGTLILLGTDVAAMAPFTVIGSAQPVTVSTGGVEPVEDDKIVNALVALAKEKANQHGRNETAAEKFITENLNLNAEEALEAGVIEYVATDVEDLLEQVDGQTIKDRELSTSGATIDTYAPNLRLSFMDIISDPIISSLLIMLGIYGIVIGISNPGAGAEIFGVVSISLGLVGMGFDVNIAAIFLILLGVVLFVLELQAPGVGIFGIAGFVCLIVGSIFLVPMDFPRWYTPADVQQTMIIAIVTPTIVMGLLFVFVFYKVLEVRHRKPVIGEEPTGDLAEAIDKIDAGSEGFVRYRGEYWKARSEDDLEEGDSVLITDKKGPLLFVKKEEE
- a CDS encoding slipin family protein — its product is MIEEYIIPIIVIGVIILTQALKMVKEYERVVIFRLGRLSGVKGPGLFLIIPIIDTVMKVDLRVVTIDVPKQAVITKDNVTVAVDAVVYYKVLKPDAAITEVENFKFATAMLSQTTLRDVIGQIELDELLSERETINKDIQELLDVSTDPWGIKVTGVTLRDVSIDDTMLRAIAKQAEAEREKRARIILSEGEFLAAQKMKDAAQLYQDVPASLKLRELQTIAEVAREKNLIVVTNSTDTGDIVAMTSAVSKK
- a CDS encoding AIR synthase-related protein; amino-acid sequence: MDIEGYARKGLQRNDPELEDKLTERILEIKNTTPKHARSLAKAAIVEAKATLNVEGDVLKSTVSGVTMGEFGVGSRGLGDFYAHEKIAEVIGKTTAAVDTSHLDDSGAIVNESGDGYIIITIDGIHSRLSDFPFLAGFHVARASLRDVYVMGSRPVALLSDIHVADDGDVAKIFDHIAGITTVSELTGIPLVTGSTLRIGGDMDIGERMTGGVGAVGTATDLTARVQTQVGDVILMSEGAGGGTVSTAALYYEMHDVVDETINIKFLEACEALIASGLTKHVHAMTDVTNGGIRGDAKEISRTAGVKLVFDEAKMRPLVNLKVLDMLEKLEIDYLGVSLDALLVIAPREYADDIMKTVRDAGVEIDIIGEVVEGTGAEIMIDGKMCDFTPRFRESAYTPIKKMIGDEEPRDFDEMKLAIDKAANEAIDKKRKVIEMIKGK